A region of Chelonoidis abingdonii isolate Lonesome George chromosome 8, CheloAbing_2.0, whole genome shotgun sequence DNA encodes the following proteins:
- the COPS9 gene encoding COP9 signalosome complex subunit 9: MKPAVDEMFPEGAGPYVDLDEAGGSTGLLMDLAANEKAVHADFFNDFEDLFDDDDIQ; the protein is encoded by the exons ATGAAGCCAGCAGTGGACGAGATGTTCCCCGAGGGCGCGGGGCCCTACGTGGACCTGGACGAG GCAGGAGGAAGTACAGGTTTATTGATGGATTTAGCAGCTAATGAAAAGGCAGTTCATGCAGATTTCTTTAATG ATTTTGAAGATCTTTTTGATGATGATGACATTCAGTGA
- the LOC142047238 gene encoding olfactory receptor 10A3-like — protein MTSLLVALAYDRYMAICHPLHYIAMMRRGVCLQLSAVSWLIGMLVGVGQTTFMFTLPYSGPNRINHFFCDLPPLLKLACADTYRNEIAVFTISVTFVTVPFLLILVSYIRILHAILSIPSAVGRSKTFSICSSHLIVVTLFFGSSIVMYLKSKSRYSFNTDKLLSLFYSVSVSNAEPFDLQPEE, from the coding sequence atgacctctctgcTGGTTGCCCTGGCATATGACCGTTACATGGCCATATGTCACCCTCTGCACTACATAGCCATGATGAGAAGAGGTGTGTGTCTCCAGCTCTCAGCTGTGTCCTGGCTCATTGGGATGCTGGTGGGAGTAGGGCAGACAACTTTCATGTTCACTCTGCCCTACTCTGGGCCTAATCGGATCAACCACTTCTTCTGTGACCTGCCCCCGCTGCTGAAGTTGGCCTGCGCAGATACTTACAGGAATGAAATAGCTGTTTTCACCATCTCTGTCACCTTTGTCACAGTCCCCTTCCTGCTCATCCTTGTATCCTACATCCGTATCCTCCACGCTATCCTCAGTATTCCATCAGCCGTGGGCAGAAGCAAAACTTTCTCCAtctgctcctcccacctcattgTGGTGACTTTGTTTTTTGGGTCCAGCATCGTAATGTATCTGAAATCCAAATCCCGCTACTCATTTAACACTGACAAACTACTTTCCCTGTTCTACTCAGTGAGTGTCTCCAATGCTGAACCCTTTGATCTACAACCTGAGGAATAA